In one Parageobacillus genomosp. 1 genomic region, the following are encoded:
- a CDS encoding trimeric intracellular cation channel family protein, translating into MTWEVLSIIGTIAFAISGAIVAMEEEYDILGVYILGIVTAFGGGAIRNLLIGVPVSALWEQGTLFVIALIAMTVVYLFPQKTLPHWKRWGNFFDALGLSAFAIQGALYAVKMNHPLSAVIVAAVLTGSGGGIVRDILAGRKPLVLRAEIYAVWAIVAGIAVGTKLASAPIELYILFVVVALLRILSYTYHWKLPHRSLKNQAVDQS; encoded by the coding sequence ATGACATGGGAAGTGTTAAGCATCATCGGCACGATTGCGTTTGCGATCAGCGGCGCGATTGTCGCGATGGAAGAAGAATATGATATACTTGGCGTTTATATTTTAGGCATTGTCACCGCGTTTGGCGGCGGCGCGATCCGCAATTTGCTCATCGGCGTTCCCGTCTCCGCCTTATGGGAACAAGGAACTTTATTTGTCATCGCATTAATCGCCATGACGGTCGTTTATTTATTTCCGCAAAAAACATTGCCCCATTGGAAACGGTGGGGGAACTTTTTTGATGCGCTCGGCCTTTCCGCGTTTGCCATTCAAGGCGCACTTTACGCTGTTAAAATGAACCACCCGTTAAGTGCGGTCATTGTTGCCGCCGTGCTGACCGGAAGCGGCGGCGGCATTGTCCGCGACATTCTTGCCGGCCGAAAGCCGCTTGTGCTGCGCGCGGAAATTTATGCGGTATGGGCGATTGTCGCCGGCATCGCGGTTGGCACAAAATTGGCGTCTGCTCCCATCGAGCTTTATATATTGTTTGTTGTCGTCGCGCTATTAAGGATTTTATCGTATACGTACCATTGGAAACTGCCGCACCGCTCGCTAAAGAATCAGGCTGTCGATCAATCTTAA
- the hflX gene encoding GTPase HflX: MSEREKAILVGCQLPHIDDERFFYSMEELASLVHTAKGEVVATVTQKREAIHPATYIGKGKVEELVHLVEQMEADLVIFNDELSPSQNRNLAGLLAVRIIDRTQLILDIFAQRARSKEGKLQVELAQLQYLLPRLSGQGTALSRLGGGIGTRGPGETKLETDRRHIYRRIDEIKTQLKLVAEHRERYRERRKKNRAFQISLVGYTNAGKSTLFNRLTAADSFEENLLFATLDPLTRRLILPSGYTVLLTDTVGFIQDLPTTLVAAFRSTLEEVKEADLILHIVDSSNPDYYHHEQTVYDLLDELGVASIPIVTIYNKRDIRHPHFVPSTKTEAMMVSAFCADDIRRLRQFIEEMVKKQMVGYYVSIPDDEGKLLAQLKSETILHELHYNEESGMYECEGYVMPKHPLYGQLRQFQK; the protein is encoded by the coding sequence TTGAGCGAACGGGAAAAAGCGATTTTAGTCGGATGTCAGCTTCCTCATATCGATGATGAGCGGTTTTTTTATTCGATGGAAGAATTGGCATCGCTCGTGCATACGGCAAAAGGAGAAGTTGTTGCGACGGTGACGCAGAAGCGGGAAGCGATCCATCCGGCCACCTATATCGGAAAAGGCAAAGTAGAAGAACTTGTACATCTTGTCGAGCAAATGGAAGCGGATCTCGTTATTTTTAACGATGAACTGTCGCCAAGCCAAAACCGTAACTTGGCGGGACTGCTTGCGGTGCGCATTATTGACCGGACCCAGCTCATTTTGGATATATTTGCCCAGCGCGCCCGGTCGAAAGAAGGAAAACTGCAAGTAGAGCTGGCGCAATTGCAATATTTATTGCCGCGTTTAAGCGGGCAAGGGACAGCGTTGTCCCGCCTTGGCGGCGGAATCGGCACGAGGGGTCCGGGGGAAACGAAGTTAGAAACGGATCGCCGTCATATTTATCGGCGCATCGATGAGATTAAAACACAATTGAAACTGGTAGCCGAACATCGCGAACGCTATCGGGAGCGCCGCAAAAAAAATCGCGCTTTTCAAATTTCCCTTGTCGGTTATACGAACGCCGGAAAATCAACGTTGTTTAACCGCTTGACTGCTGCCGATTCGTTCGAAGAAAATTTATTGTTTGCCACCCTTGATCCACTGACACGCAGGCTCATTCTTCCGAGCGGCTATACGGTGCTCTTAACCGATACGGTCGGTTTTATTCAAGATTTGCCGACGACGTTAGTCGCGGCGTTCCGTTCGACGCTCGAAGAAGTAAAAGAAGCGGATTTAATTTTGCATATCGTCGATTCCTCCAACCCGGATTATTATCATCATGAACAGACGGTTTACGACCTGCTCGATGAGCTCGGTGTGGCTTCTATTCCTATCGTGACTATTTATAATAAGCGGGATATTCGTCATCCCCATTTTGTGCCAAGCACGAAAACAGAGGCGATGATGGTAAGCGCGTTTTGCGCCGATGATATTCGACGCCTGCGGCAGTTTATCGAAGAGATGGTCAAGAAACAGATGGTCGGCTACTATGTATCGATCCCGGATGATGAAGGAAAATTGCTGGCTCAGTTAAAATCAGAAACGATTTTGCACGAATTGCACTATAATGAAGAAAGCGGCATGTATGAATGCGAAGGGTATGTCATGCCGAAACATCCGTTATACGGACAGTTGCGTCAATTTCAAAAATAG
- a CDS encoding aminotransferase class I/II-fold pyridoxal phosphate-dependent enzyme, which yields MFTQLRHGEKIAALVKEVEAQIAPIHQKIDERIDVNQYRVLDSFRRHQVSDSHFIPSTGYGYDDIGRDTLGKIYADVFGGEAGIVRPQIISGTHAIAIALFGILRPGDELLYITGNPYDTLEEIVGIRGSGSGSLKEFQIGYQSVPLTPEGKVDFAAVKAAIHERTKMIGIQRSRGYATRPSFTIEEIREMIAFVKTVKPDVVVFVDNCYGEFVEEKEPCHVGADLIAGSLIKNPGGGLAKTGGYIVGKKQYVEACSYRMTSPGIGAEAGPALYSLHEMYQGFFLAPHIVGQALKGAVFTAAMLERIGLNTDPSWDAKRTDLVQSVQFDDPEQMIAFCQAIQFSSPVNAHFTPYPSYMPGYEDDVIMAAGTFVQGASIELTADGPIRPPYVAYVQGGLTYSHVKIAICSAIDQLIEKQLIRL from the coding sequence ATGTTTACACAGCTACGACACGGAGAAAAAATTGCTGCACTAGTAAAAGAAGTGGAAGCGCAAATTGCTCCGATTCATCAAAAAATTGACGAACGCATTGATGTGAATCAATATCGCGTGCTAGACAGCTTTCGCCGTCATCAAGTAAGCGACAGCCATTTTATTCCGTCTACCGGATATGGTTATGATGACATCGGCCGCGACACATTGGGAAAAATTTATGCCGATGTATTCGGCGGCGAAGCAGGCATTGTCCGCCCGCAAATTATTTCTGGAACGCATGCCATTGCGATCGCGTTATTTGGCATTTTGCGGCCGGGAGATGAGTTATTGTACATTACTGGAAATCCATATGATACGCTGGAAGAAATCGTCGGCATTCGCGGCAGCGGCAGCGGTTCGCTAAAAGAATTTCAGATCGGTTACCAAAGCGTGCCGCTCACCCCGGAAGGGAAGGTGGATTTCGCTGCCGTCAAAGCGGCCATCCATGAGCGGACGAAAATGATCGGCATCCAGCGCTCCAGAGGCTATGCGACAAGACCATCCTTTACGATTGAAGAAATTCGCGAAATGATTGCTTTTGTCAAAACGGTGAAGCCCGATGTCGTCGTTTTTGTTGACAATTGCTACGGAGAATTTGTCGAGGAAAAAGAACCGTGCCATGTTGGCGCTGATTTAATCGCCGGCTCTCTCATTAAAAATCCTGGTGGGGGGCTTGCGAAAACGGGTGGATATATTGTCGGAAAAAAACAATATGTAGAGGCATGTTCGTACCGCATGACTTCTCCGGGGATCGGTGCGGAGGCGGGCCCGGCGCTATATAGTCTGCATGAAATGTATCAAGGCTTTTTTCTAGCGCCGCATATCGTCGGCCAGGCGCTAAAAGGGGCGGTTTTCACCGCTGCGATGTTAGAGCGGATCGGTCTAAACACCGACCCTTCCTGGGATGCCAAGCGCACCGATTTAGTGCAATCTGTTCAATTTGACGATCCAGAGCAAATGATCGCTTTTTGCCAAGCGATTCAATTTTCCTCTCCGGTCAATGCCCACTTCACCCCGTACCCGAGCTATATGCCCGGCTACGAGGATGATGTGATTATGGCGGCAGGAACCTTTGTCCAAGGAGCGAGCATTGAATTAACGGCGGACGGACCGATCCGCCCGCCGTATGTGGCTTACGTACAAGGAGGATTAACGTATTCCCATGTAAAAATCGCGATTTGTTCGGCGATTGACCAATTAATCGAAAAACAATTAATACGTTTGTAA
- a CDS encoding MerR family transcriptional regulator, translating to MNSNIRRSMPLFPIGIVMQLTELSARQIRYYEEHGLVSPARTEGNRRLFSLNDIDRLLEIKDLIDQGVNLAGIKQIFAARQADRKEQPEKVEKVVKQKLSDEELREILRTELLQAGRFQRASLRQGDLARFFH from the coding sequence ATGAATAGCAACATCCGTCGTTCCATGCCATTGTTTCCGATTGGGATTGTGATGCAATTGACCGAATTGTCCGCCCGCCAAATCCGTTATTATGAAGAGCATGGCCTTGTTTCTCCAGCACGGACGGAGGGAAACCGCCGCTTGTTTTCCCTCAATGATATCGATCGCCTTCTCGAAATCAAAGATTTGATTGATCAAGGAGTCAATTTGGCCGGCATTAAGCAAATTTTTGCGGCGCGGCAGGCCGATCGCAAAGAGCAGCCAGAAAAAGTGGAAAAAGTCGTGAAACAAAAGCTATCTGACGAGGAGCTGCGTGAAATTTTGCGAACGGAGTTGCTGCAGGCGGGGCGTTTCCAACGTGCATCACTTCGCCAAGGGGATCTCGCTCGCTTCTTTCATTAA
- the glnA gene encoding type I glutamate--ammonia ligase, translating into MAKYTREDIMRIVKEENVKYIRLQFTDILGTIKNVEIPISQLEKALDNKMMFDGSSIEGFVRIEESDMYLYPDLDTFVIFPWTAEKGKVARFICDIYNPDGTPFEGCPRYNLKRILKEMEALGFTSFNLGAEPEFFLFKLDEKGHPTLELNDQGGYFDLAPTDLGENCRRDIVLELEEMGFEIEASHHEVAPGQHEIDFKYADAVKACDDIQTFKLVVKTIARKHGLHATFMPKPIFGINGSGMHCNLSLFRNNENAFFDPNADLQLSETALQFIAGVLKHAPNFTAVTNPTVNSYKRLVPGYEAPCYVAWSARNRSPLIRIPASRGMSTRIEVRSVDPSANPYLAMAVLLAAGLDGIKNKLTPPAPVDRNIYVMTKEERLEEGIVDLPATLAEALENLKADEVIVQALGKHLFEHFVEAKEIEWDMFRTTVHQWERDQYMELY; encoded by the coding sequence ATGGCAAAGTACACAAGAGAAGACATCATGCGCATCGTCAAAGAAGAAAACGTCAAGTATATCCGTCTGCAATTTACCGATATTCTTGGCACGATTAAAAACGTCGAAATTCCAATCAGCCAGCTAGAGAAAGCATTAGACAACAAAATGATGTTTGACGGTTCGTCGATTGAAGGATTTGTCCGCATCGAAGAATCCGATATGTATTTATACCCTGATTTAGATACGTTTGTTATTTTCCCATGGACAGCGGAAAAAGGAAAAGTAGCCCGCTTTATTTGCGACATTTATAATCCGGACGGCACGCCGTTTGAAGGTTGTCCGCGCTATAACTTGAAGCGGATTTTAAAAGAAATGGAAGCGCTCGGCTTTACTTCGTTCAACTTGGGCGCGGAACCGGAGTTTTTCCTATTTAAATTAGATGAAAAAGGACACCCTACATTGGAATTAAATGACCAAGGTGGCTATTTCGACTTGGCGCCGACAGACTTAGGGGAAAACTGCCGTCGCGATATCGTGCTTGAGCTTGAGGAAATGGGATTTGAAATTGAAGCTTCCCATCATGAAGTGGCGCCTGGCCAGCATGAAATTGATTTTAAATACGCAGATGCGGTGAAAGCGTGCGACGACATCCAAACATTTAAGCTCGTCGTCAAAACGATCGCCCGCAAGCATGGCCTTCACGCCACATTTATGCCAAAACCGATCTTCGGCATTAACGGGTCTGGAATGCATTGCAATTTATCATTGTTTAGAAATAATGAAAATGCGTTTTTTGATCCAAATGCAGATTTGCAATTAAGCGAAACGGCGTTGCAATTTATTGCCGGCGTGCTGAAACACGCACCAAACTTTACGGCGGTAACGAATCCGACTGTCAACTCCTACAAACGTCTCGTTCCCGGCTATGAAGCGCCATGTTATGTAGCCTGGTCCGCCCGCAACCGCAGCCCGCTCATCCGCATCCCAGCTTCCCGCGGCATGAGCACGCGCATTGAGGTGCGCAGCGTCGACCCATCAGCCAATCCGTATTTGGCGATGGCTGTATTATTAGCGGCGGGATTAGATGGAATCAAAAACAAGCTGACTCCACCGGCTCCGGTTGACCGCAACATTTATGTCATGACGAAAGAAGAGCGCTTAGAGGAAGGAATTGTCGACTTGCCAGCGACATTGGCGGAAGCGCTCGAAAACTTAAAGGCGGATGAAGTCATTGTACAAGCGCTCGGAAAACATTTATTCGAACATTTCGTCGAAGCGAAAGAAATTGAATGGGATATGTTCCGCACCACGGTCCATCAGTGGGAACGCGATCAATATATGGAACTCTATTAA
- the lexA gene encoding transcriptional repressor LexA has product MTKLSKRQQQILDFIKKEVKTKGYPPSVREIGEAVGLASSSTVHGHLARLESKGYIRRDPTKPRAIEILDADFTASQEKEDVVSVPMIGKVTAGQPITAIENIEDYFPLPKRLVSEEDQVFMLEVMGDSMIEAGILDGDYVIVRQQSSADNGDIVVAMTEDNEATVKRFFKEKDHIRLQPENSNLEPIIVRNCTILGKVIGVYRIIH; this is encoded by the coding sequence ATGACAAAACTATCAAAGCGGCAGCAGCAAATTTTAGATTTCATTAAAAAAGAAGTAAAAACAAAAGGATATCCTCCTTCAGTCCGGGAAATTGGCGAAGCGGTCGGACTTGCTTCGAGCTCTACCGTGCATGGGCATCTAGCGCGGCTCGAAAGCAAAGGATACATTCGCCGCGACCCAACCAAACCGCGTGCGATTGAAATATTGGATGCCGATTTTACCGCGTCGCAGGAAAAAGAAGATGTCGTCTCCGTGCCGATGATCGGGAAAGTGACGGCCGGACAGCCAATTACCGCGATTGAAAACATCGAAGATTATTTTCCGCTGCCAAAACGGCTCGTTTCCGAAGAAGATCAAGTTTTTATGCTTGAAGTGATGGGCGACAGCATGATTGAGGCAGGGATTTTGGATGGCGATTACGTGATTGTGCGTCAGCAGTCTTCCGCTGATAATGGGGATATCGTCGTGGCGATGACCGAGGACAATGAGGCCACTGTCAAGCGCTTTTTTAAAGAAAAAGACCATATTCGCCTGCAGCCGGAAAATTCGAATTTAGAGCCGATTATCGTCCGTAATTGCACCATTCTCGGCAAAGTGATCGGCGTCTATCGCATTATCCATTAA
- the yneA gene encoding cell division suppressor protein YneA, with product MKRMMVHYLIFSSLLFMVIGALFYANKPVKKDQYMEITVVSGDTLWKLAKEYEDQHQLSTEEFINWVVDVNHLSGQRIVAGEKIVIPVLKSKEDRQLAVNQ from the coding sequence ATGAAACGAATGATGGTGCATTATCTCATCTTTTCTTCGTTGCTGTTTATGGTGATCGGGGCGTTGTTTTACGCAAACAAACCGGTGAAAAAAGATCAATATATGGAAATCACCGTTGTTTCTGGAGATACGCTTTGGAAGCTAGCGAAAGAATATGAAGATCAGCATCAGCTTTCCACGGAGGAATTCATCAACTGGGTCGTCGACGTTAACCACCTATCCGGCCAGCGAATTGTTGCCGGTGAAAAAATTGTCATTCCTGTGTTAAAATCAAAGGAAGATAGACAGCTGGCTGTCAACCAATAA
- a CDS encoding recombinase family protein, translating into MKAIIYCRVSTEKEEQETSLERQKEELEQLAKKHGFEVVQVIMEQASGYEVDRDGVFELLSALKEQEIDALLVQDETRLGRGHARIALLHCIQKEGAKIYTIAHNGEMQLSEADEMVLSIISIVEEYQRKIHNLKIKRGMKRAVEQGYRPERNLKHMGENAGRERIELPVEEIVRLRHNGLTFAEIAATLRGFGYDVSKATVHRRYREYVDAHASPHER; encoded by the coding sequence ATGAAAGCGATTATATATTGCCGTGTCAGCACCGAAAAAGAAGAGCAGGAAACGTCGCTCGAACGGCAGAAAGAAGAGCTTGAGCAGCTTGCGAAGAAGCACGGCTTTGAAGTAGTGCAAGTGATTATGGAGCAGGCGAGCGGTTATGAAGTGGACAGAGACGGCGTGTTTGAGCTGCTTTCGGCATTAAAAGAACAAGAGATTGACGCGCTTTTAGTTCAAGATGAAACTAGGCTGGGGCGTGGCCATGCGCGAATTGCCCTGCTTCATTGCATCCAAAAAGAAGGGGCAAAAATATATACCATCGCCCATAACGGTGAAATGCAGCTGTCGGAAGCGGATGAAATGGTGCTGAGCATTATTAGCATTGTCGAAGAATATCAACGGAAAATACATAATTTAAAAATTAAGCGCGGGATGAAGCGGGCGGTGGAGCAAGGCTACCGTCCTGAACGAAATTTAAAACATATGGGGGAAAACGCCGGCCGGGAACGAATAGAGCTCCCGGTCGAAGAAATCGTCCGTTTGCGCCATAACGGTTTAACGTTTGCGGAAATTGCTGCGACATTGCGCGGGTTTGGCTACGATGTTTCGAAAGCGACCGTTCACCGCCGCTATCGGGAATATGTCGATGCGCATGCTTCGCCACATGAAAGATAG
- a CDS encoding DUF896 domain-containing protein — translation MLSKQKMARINELAKKAKTAGLTADEALEQQQLRREYIQVFRKAMEDMLHSVTVIDPNGNDVTPKKLKESQKKRMN, via the coding sequence ATGTTATCGAAACAAAAAATGGCACGAATTAATGAATTGGCGAAAAAGGCAAAAACGGCCGGTTTGACGGCGGATGAAGCGCTGGAACAGCAGCAACTTCGCCGCGAATACATCCAAGTGTTTCGTAAAGCGATGGAGGATATGTTACATTCTGTAACGGTCATCGATCCTAACGGCAATGATGTCACGCCGAAAAAATTAAAGGAAAGCCAAAAAAAGCGAATGAATTAA
- the tkt gene encoding transketolase, with amino-acid sequence MPHTIEELAITTIRTLSIDAIEKAKSGHPGMPMGAAPMAYTLWTKFMNHNPSNPKWFNRDRFVLSAGHGSMLLYSLLHLSGYDVSMEDIQQFRQWGSKTPGHPEYGHTPGVEATTGPLGQGIAMAVGMAMAERHLAATYNREGFEIVNHYTYAICGDGDLMEGVASEAASLAGHLKLGRLIVLYDSNDISLDGELNLSFSESVEQRFKAYGWQYLRVEDGNNIEEIAKALEEAKADTTRPTLIEVKTTIGYGAPNKAGTSNVHGAPLGAEEAKLTKEAYQWTFAEDFYVPQEVYDHFREVVKEAGEKKEAEWNELFAAYEKAYPDLANQLRLAINGELPEGWEKSLPVYEEGKSLATRAASGEVINAAAKVVPQLFGGSADLASSNKTLMKGAGNFLPESYDGRNIWFGVREFAMGAALNGMALHGGLKVFGGTFFVFSDYLRPAIRLAALMELPVTYVLTHDSIAVGEDGPTHEPIEHLPSLRAMPNLSVIRPADANETAAAWRLALEATDHPTALVLTRQDVPTLPNTAERAYEGVKKGAYVVAEAKNGRPEALLLASGSEVSLAVKAQEALAEEGIHVSVISMPSWDRFEKQSADYKEQVLPRAVKKRLAIEMAASLGWERYVGEEGDILAIDRFGASAPGEKIMEEYGFTVGNVVKRVKALLGK; translated from the coding sequence ATGCCGCATACGATCGAGGAACTAGCGATTACGACGATCCGTACTTTGTCCATCGACGCGATCGAAAAGGCGAAATCCGGGCATCCGGGAATGCCGATGGGCGCCGCCCCGATGGCGTATACGCTATGGACGAAATTTATGAACCATAATCCGAGCAACCCGAAATGGTTTAACCGCGACCGCTTTGTTTTATCGGCGGGACACGGTTCGATGCTGCTATACAGCTTGCTTCATTTAAGCGGTTACGATGTTTCTATGGAAGATATTCAACAATTTCGCCAATGGGGCAGCAAAACGCCGGGACATCCGGAATACGGACATACGCCGGGAGTGGAAGCAACGACTGGTCCGCTTGGCCAAGGGATTGCGATGGCCGTTGGCATGGCGATGGCGGAACGTCATTTGGCAGCTACATATAACCGCGAAGGATTTGAAATTGTGAACCACTACACATATGCAATTTGCGGCGACGGCGATCTAATGGAAGGTGTCGCTTCTGAAGCGGCGTCGTTAGCGGGACATTTAAAACTTGGCCGCTTGATTGTTCTTTACGATTCGAACGATATTTCGCTTGACGGTGAATTAAACCTTTCCTTCTCTGAAAGCGTAGAACAACGTTTTAAAGCATACGGTTGGCAATATTTGCGTGTCGAAGACGGTAATAATATCGAAGAAATTGCAAAAGCACTAGAAGAAGCGAAAGCAGATACGACCCGTCCGACGCTGATTGAAGTGAAAACGACGATCGGTTACGGCGCGCCAAATAAAGCAGGAACTTCCAATGTGCACGGCGCACCGCTTGGAGCCGAAGAGGCAAAGTTGACAAAAGAAGCATATCAATGGACCTTTGCCGAAGATTTTTATGTGCCGCAAGAAGTATACGACCATTTCCGCGAAGTGGTCAAGGAAGCAGGCGAGAAAAAAGAAGCGGAATGGAACGAGCTGTTTGCCGCGTATGAGAAAGCATATCCGGATTTAGCGAACCAATTGAGATTAGCGATCAATGGCGAACTTCCAGAAGGATGGGAAAAATCGCTTCCGGTGTATGAAGAAGGGAAAAGCTTGGCAACGCGCGCCGCTTCCGGGGAAGTGATCAACGCGGCTGCAAAAGTGGTTCCGCAATTATTTGGCGGTTCGGCGGATCTGGCCAGCTCCAACAAAACATTAATGAAAGGCGCGGGCAACTTTTTGCCAGAAAGCTATGACGGTCGCAACATTTGGTTTGGCGTGCGCGAGTTTGCGATGGGCGCAGCTTTAAACGGAATGGCGCTGCACGGCGGTTTGAAAGTATTCGGTGGTACGTTCTTTGTGTTCTCCGATTACTTGCGTCCTGCCATCCGTCTCGCTGCCTTAATGGAATTGCCGGTTACGTACGTACTGACGCATGACAGCATTGCCGTCGGCGAAGACGGTCCGACGCACGAGCCGATCGAGCATCTTCCATCGCTAAGAGCCATGCCGAATTTATCGGTCATTCGTCCGGCTGATGCGAATGAAACGGCAGCAGCATGGCGGCTAGCGTTAGAAGCAACCGATCATCCTACCGCGCTGGTGTTGACGCGGCAAGACGTTCCGACGCTACCGAATACGGCAGAGCGGGCGTATGAAGGAGTGAAAAAAGGTGCATATGTGGTAGCGGAGGCGAAAAACGGCCGGCCGGAAGCGCTGCTGCTCGCATCCGGATCGGAAGTAAGCCTTGCCGTCAAAGCACAAGAAGCGCTAGCCGAAGAAGGCATTCACGTTTCTGTCATCAGCATGCCTTCGTGGGATCGCTTTGAAAAGCAATCTGCCGACTATAAAGAACAAGTGCTGCCGCGCGCTGTGAAAAAACGGTTGGCGATTGAAATGGCTGCTTCGCTCGGCTGGGAGCGCTATGTCGGTGAAGAAGGCGATATTTTAGCGATTGACCGCTTCGGCGCTTCGGCACCAGGGGAGAAAATTATGGAAGAGTACGGATTTACGGTCGGGAACGTCGTAAAACGGGTCAAAGCATTGCTTGGGAAATAA
- the sirA gene encoding sporulation inhibitor of replication protein SirA — protein MVRYWIYLLNEEVASYYRDRTEKIVELLREHQVAKAPLKSICRKQVEFITERLSFSRLELGLKQYFTGSVGKNLERNMFILQNEIGDEALLIVQKRRLLLVTDSPSIADDICHALAQISPSFLAVDADFDDYGWLNPLTDGRKFA, from the coding sequence ATGGTACGCTATTGGATTTATTTGCTAAATGAAGAAGTGGCAAGTTATTACCGCGATCGTACGGAGAAGATTGTCGAACTATTGCGTGAGCATCAAGTCGCGAAAGCGCCGCTAAAAAGCATTTGCCGAAAACAAGTCGAATTTATTACCGAACGGTTATCGTTTTCCCGATTGGAATTAGGATTGAAACAATATTTTACCGGCAGCGTCGGCAAAAATTTAGAGCGCAATATGTTTATATTGCAAAATGAAATCGGAGATGAAGCCCTGCTTATCGTACAAAAGCGCCGCCTGCTTCTCGTCACCGACAGCCCATCAATCGCTGATGACATTTGCCACGCACTTGCGCAAATATCTCCTTCATTTTTAGCGGTCGACGCCGATTTTGACGACTACGGTTGGCTGAATCCATTAACGGATGGAAGAAAATTTGCGTAA
- a CDS encoding YneF family protein, whose translation MWTTILVGILALIAGTALGFFIARKTMMNYLKKNPPINEQMIRMMMMQMGMTPSQKKINQMMKMMNNHLK comes from the coding sequence ATGTGGACAACGATTCTCGTTGGCATTCTAGCGCTTATTGCCGGGACAGCGCTAGGATTTTTCATTGCCCGTAAAACGATGATGAACTATTTAAAGAAAAATCCACCAATTAATGAGCAAATGATCCGCATGATGATGATGCAAATGGGGATGACGCCATCCCAGAAGAAAATCAACCAGATGATGAAAATGATGAACAATCATCTTAAATAA